In Carassius auratus strain Wakin chromosome 37, ASM336829v1, whole genome shotgun sequence, the DNA window AATAAAAGACTGAGCGAGTCGATCAGACTggaactgaaaactgaaaaaggtCTGCCTCAGACAGACTGACAATCTCTATTTCAAAATGCATTGCTGTGGGCTATAGGTCATTAATCGACTTGTGTTCAATGAATTAtggataaaaataattttgacacaaTGTCTTGGAATGATGTTCATTTTGGGGGTTGAAATGCATGCAATTCTCTTGTTTTAAATAATCAgcctataattaaattatttgtattaatgaaGTGAACAGTCTTAATATAAACGTCTAGAGGTACTGGAGTAATGTTATCAGTGTTAGCAGTCTCTAACAGCATCTGCTGTCAAAGTAATGAGGATGTCATTTAACTTTGTGAGGTCACTTAAACATCTACAATTCTACAGTTTTACAATTTgcataacaatattttaaaaaggcTTACGACAAAAgacagaaaatgtgcattaaataacAGTAGCTGAAATGGAGATGTGGATTACCTGAGGTGCAGTGTCTGTGGACAGGCCACACGCCTGCCCTTTCTTTAATAACGTGTAGCAGTCTGATGCTTTCTCCCATCAAAACCTGCCTGTAAAAAGAGAGTCTTGTCCGTTTTATAAGATGACTTGTGGACAGACAGATTGCAGGAAGAGGAAGGTAATAGATAGGTGAAGATAAGCCCTCTCAAGAGAAAACAAGAGACACAACACAAACATCACCTTATAAAAGCCATGAACCAACAAACTTCAAAACTTAATGTTCTTCACTGGCTCTTGGTTTCAGATCCATTTGTAGCTGTATGCGGTTCTCGAGCTGCTATTTTGGATTCTGGGTtctttaattgtatttctttatttgttttacgttaatgcatttagcagatgattctatccaaagtgactttaaTTGCATTCAAGGTGTATATTTGATCAGAATTGAGCTCATGACCCTGTGAAATAACTAGAGAATAGAAAGTTATTgccaattaaaaatgttttcatatggCGTCAGACTGTAAAACACTTTCTTTCAGATTGTTTTCTGCATAATTGCTAGGGCACTTGCTGAATAAACTCCAATCATAtggactccaaacttttgaatgatagtgtaccgTTAAATTTAAACATCCTGAGATATGTAATTTGATGTGAATTAATCCTTTGAATCAGTCATAAGACACCAGCGGTCAGCACTGAAATGAGATGATGAACAGAAGACCTCATACGTGTCCAGTGTGACCTCAGGCTGCTTCATTaaccagaagtgtgtgtgtgtgtgtgtgtgtgtgtctatgtgtgtgtgtctctgtgtgtgtaagATCTGGCAGGTCATTCATGGCTAATTCAGCTCTTGAGAACTTAGCGAGGAGACACATGAGACTTCCTTCATCTCAAGACCTTTTTATCAGCCACAAAAACAAAGAGCTCTGTCATTAACAATCATGCAACGCTTAAGATATGAGCAATTCAGATCAACACTGCTCTTTATTATAATGTAAAGGACAGAGGGACATGAGCTGTGAAATCATGTTTGGATCTCTGTAGAGATGAGAGAGTGAGAATGAGGAGCAGATGGAGAGCAGGTAGCATGCTATCATTACCTCAGTCAGAGTGTAGATTTGGAACATGTGAATGTGTCACGTGACGCCTGGAGAGAGTCACCATGGCAGAAGTGAAGCCACATCCAGCACTAAACTTCTGCAGCAGTGAAAGTTGATCAGCTTGTACTGCCATCTGGTGGACAAAACCGGGAAACTAGTTTTTATCAAGGGTTTATTATGGACCAAAACTGAAAGGTCCGTCAATATTAACCCTTATAATTTTTCTTCCCctggaaaatataattattggaACTTGGTAATCCAAAGAATGTTAGGTTGCTAAAACTCCTTTGGAGGAATAACTATAGACATCAATGAACAATGAGAAAGTTACAGAGCTATAAAAAAGGAGTGTGACTAGCAATTCAGATCATTtgttgagaaatgtttgagttcagaCTTCGGCTGCAGACTTCAGTATGTGGGAAAGTTTGAACACAATTAGAAACTTTGAGATCTTCACCTTCATTACTTTAGTATTTATATACCATTATaatattctttaatatatatatatagagagagagagttttagttttaatcagtttttatatttctatataattttagaaagttttagtaattttagtattttgaaataacttatttcatttctattttttgCTAAGTTTAAgttcataatatatttattttatttcagcttcgattcaattactaaaaaatattttaatagttttaatgaaCAACACAGATTTTTCCAATTTCAAttacactttttgttttgttaaattacagatatattttcatttatatttgaattcatttttttatttattatttttatttttttgatagttTTAGTTAGCAATAACAGCACTGTTTtactggagtttttttttccattgctcTCCATTTAATGTCATCGCTGTCTAAAATCAATATATGAGATATCTTGTTTATCACAATCTATATTAATCACGcttgataaatgataaaatatactcATGTGAAACTATCCCTTTCTGGAGCATCTTCATGAAAACTTGTGTTGGTGTGTGTTCTTCCTCCTGTGCTCAGTTCAGTTCCTCTCATTTCTCCAGGTGTTTGAGAAGCCCAGTCCACCCCAGAAGCCTCTTCCTGCAGACCCACTGAGTGGAAAGGTCCGAGTGATTCTGAACCCGTCGGCCGTGCGTCTTCCAGCACCCGTCCCGACCCCAGCCTCCCCACGACCCGCTCCACTTCACCCACAGCCCTCCAGGTACAAACACACCCATGAACACCTGCTGAAAATTAcaaatcattaaagaaataattcaccaaaaaaaaaaaaaaaaaatgtaatcattctaaggccatccaagatgtagatgagtttgaagGAATGTAGGATTGCTTctcttgctcaacaatggatgctctgtagtgaatgggtgccgtcagaatgaaagctcTGTAGTGAACCACTTTTCAactcacaagatgttaactgatggactggagtggtgtggattattgtgatgtttttatcagctgttagtactctcattctgacggcacccattcactgcagaggagccagTCCTGAGAAAGTGATAGAATGCTACATCCATCCAAATCAATTCTGGCcaagaaaaaacacatttacatcttGAATGTCCTGAGGATGAATACATTATTTTGATTAACCCTTTACTGGACTTGCAGGCCTCCTCCCAAACAGCCGCCCACCCTGCCGAAGCCTCACTTCACAGCCGGAGCGAAGTTCAGCAGCTGAGAGGCGGACAGAAGGGATCTCGTCCCTGGAGATGCTTGCTTTTTGCACTATGAACCTCTGCGGGACACATGGTGATTCGAGGGGTGACCTTTGACCCCCGCGGTGCTCTCCCTTTAAACGGTGCTATGAGTCCAAGCTCAGGTACATGTCACGCGTTATTTATGTCGGTTACGAGCGTATTTATTTGAGCACTGTGCACTGTGGTTGACACTTTCTCTATCGTAGCAATTGGTGCTTCGCCCACGTTTACCTGATTGTCCTTTTATCGTTGTTgctcttttgatattttttttcaactATGTACCAGCAGATAAAGATGAGGCGTGTTATGTGTGACAGTGAACCACATCATGTGGAGGCTAAACTGGATTGAAAACCAGATTTAAATGGAAACGTGAACTGGGAGTAGATGGTTCTGTGTCTGTGACATCACTTGGTATGTGAAAAGggctttttaataatttcatatgaTTTAATggccatttttattatatatttcagaCATGCATGATTAAACCTGAAGTACAATTGCAGTGATACTTAATGGATGCTGAAGAGACGTATATGAATATTATCtcatgtccaggtcacattttatCTCAAATTAAagggaataaaataataaataaaattttacatactgtaaaatatatgtttttagcCAAAAATAGACAAATCATTTTACCTATTCTTGCCTAAAAACacctattttacacacacacacacacacacacacacagacatatatatatatataattatctattattattattattataattattattattattaaggtataattattttaaggtattttgtttttaattttaagagaCTTAAGCTTTTTTCCCGCTTCATTTTTTTGCTGAATATATTGCtcctttttttaattctaaatattatttatgaTGATTCTCATTACTGATATAAAGTAATTTTACAGCAAAGCAGTAAAACAAATActcacacaaatataaatattacaattaaaatttaaatggaaaagagTGGAAAATTAGCAAAAACACATTCATGAAAatcttaatgttaaaaataatcttCAGTTTGTTTTCCAGTTTCTGAATGTATTTTTGCaaacaattaatcaattaattaatcaacCAGTCAGGgttatttttattactgtattgcAGTAATGAGAAATTGGAAACAGGCtccatttttgtaagaaaaacattatttctttcttcttccttttGACTTTTAGGTGAAATATGTCCTGGACATTCACGGAGGGTGTACTAGGTGTACAGTAATTCACTTCATTTCACATGTCTAAACGGGTCTTGTTTCCCTTTACTTGCGAGTTTGAAAACATTTGCAACCAATTATATGCACCAAATCCAGCTTTTGTTGATTTCATAGCTCGCAAAAAAGATTGACAGACAGATGTTGTAATGCAGTTGTGTTCCTGTAACCCGTCGGATGTTCAGATAGACGGTTCACTCAGGAGATTTCAGCTTTGAGAAGACCTTTACTGACTGGAAAGATCTGAGAGGCAGAAAGCCAAACCAGGCCATGATTTCATGGTCATGCTGCCATATTTTCATAGATGTCCTTTGAGAAGTAGTTGTGGGGAAATGACTAAACAAATGAACATTTTCTTTCTTATCGATCCAAATAATGTTGCCACATGGAGCATTAAAAGTGGATTGTGGTTAATGAAAACAGGCACATGAATCCTCCTCTAAAATTCCCACAATCCCTCTGGTCTCCCTCAAACATGCTGCGGTCAGTGGGTTTGAATCACTGGCAAAGATTCATGAGCGATTTGTCAGAGTAAATGAACACACTGCACCAAAATAATAGGATgtgcacaaaacatttaaaaatagagtTTAAGCAGTGATTATGGTCATGAATTACTGTCAACAGGGTCCACATTAATGCAAATTGGGGTaacacttaaagcctttatatataatCCGTTATAAAAGTTATGCCTcataatgcaccttataatgcactCTATGAATAATTGCAAACATAATTCATTATTATACTtagaaaatgcattaaatcacatgtaaacaaaaaaaaaacttcaaatagaataatttaaacttgggttacaattatttatgcattAGAGTGAAAATTCTGAATAACTTAATAATACGTTTTATATTAAGGCTTTAAGTGTTACCCAGATTGGTTTGGAGAGTAAACAGTTTTGCCACTTCATGAGGAACTTCATAATATGATTCAATTAAAATCTAAGAATAATAGTCTGATGCACAATGATGGAAAAGATTGTAAACAAAgacattcaaatatatttcatctaccattcaaaaattataaatggtttactgtcacttttgatccatttaatgcacCTTGCATTCATTTCTCTCAAGAATCAAAATACTGAAAGTTACCCAAAGTTTCTGATATAGTGTATTTTAATACGAAATAATGCACAGTATTTATTTAACTCTCCATTTGCAGGTTGATGTTTGGCACTGAGACTAACAAACAGCCCTTGTTTTATTCAAGACTGAGTCTTCTTACGTTGTTATCCGTTGCCACTGAGCCATTTGTGATCTCAAACGTGGGTCTTTTAGACCTGCATTCTGACACCTTATGAGTGCCATTATATCTCAGTGTTTACATTGTAAATTCATCTTCATTCACTGTGTCCCGTTGCCTTTTTACAGTGTTAAACCACACAGTGCATTACAGTACGCAGAGACTGTTCAGATCTAGACGCTGACTTGATTATACGATGATCACGTGTCTCTAGGTTACCTGCCTTGCTTGTTTTAATCTcagttatcatttattattatacactttCAATCACGTTGTATCCTCACTCAGTAAATCTGCTCATGTAACGTTCTTTTCGtattttcttcagtgtcacgGGTGTAAACTGCTTTTTTATGATAAATCTTTGATAAATCAAGAAATGTGAAATACGTTGATGTCTGCAAAATATCGGTCGACATAAAGAGCAGCGCAAGTAAAGTTGTTTATGAGACTGATGTGTGGTGTGTGTCATTAAGTCCGACGTCTCTCACTTCTCATTCACAAGCAGACTGATGATATTCTGAAAGAAATGATGAAGAAATATAATCAATGAGCTAAATACACATCTTGAAATGATTCACAAGTCTCAAGGTGAAAGGTGTTTTACCTTCCTTTCAAATGCGTGTGCCATCTGCACAGCGCTAACTCCagcctgaaacacagagaaagagtCCAGTTACATAACTCAGAGGTCATTTAAGTGTTAACTTTGTCACCTGAAATTCATCAGGAGAAATAAAAACGCACAAGTGAGATTTCACTGCTGTCTTGTTTTGCTTATAGGAGGTTCTGACCTGGTTCTGAATGTTTGGGTCGGCTCCATTCTCCAGCAGGACTCTAACTAGACGCTCATAATTATTCAGCACAGCCACCTGCAAGATAAAAAATCTCATTAAGGAGAAACCTTAATTATTAGCACATGCTGAGATATTACAGTACAGTTTCAGCGTTTCAGTTCTGACCATCAGCGGTGTTTTCCCGTTTCTGTCCTGTAAATTAACATCAGCTCCAGCTGTGATTAACAGTGAAGCTGCAGCCGTGTCTCCGGTTATGACCGAGACGATCATGAGGGGCGTCCAGGAGGCGCCGTCCCGCACATCGACCTGAGGGATTATGAGGTGTAAATCAGGTAGAACTACAATCAGACACTGAATGTTATGTTAGTGGTCCTCTCACCTCACATCCGTCCTGTATGAGGTACTGCAGGAGGGGCAGGTGTCCTCCAGCTGCGGCCCAGTGCAGGGCGCAGCAGCCCGATCGGTCCTGAGAGCTCCAGGACGCCCCGCAGCTGCGCAGGAACTTCACCACGTCCAGGTGCCCGTGGAAACATGCCAGCATCAGGCtgattcaacacacacatacacacacacacacaaagaaagacCAACACCATCACACTATGAGAAACACACAAAAGAACTGATAGCACTGGAGAAAAGCTCACCTGTCTTTACCACTGCTgttttttctgttcacatctgCACCATGATTCACCAAAAGCTGAACTCCTCTAGAACACAAAAcacatgacagacagacagacagacagatggataaagacagagagacagacagatagatacagacagacagacagacagaaaaacagacagatacagacagacagagatagatagagacagtcagagagagatagatacagacagatagatagatagatacagatagaaagatacagacagatagatacagacagacagaaagatagatacagacagatagacagatagatacagacagacagaaaaacagacagagatagatagagacagtcagagagagatagatacagacagatagatagatagatacagatagaaagatacagacagaaagatagatacagacagatagacagatagagacagacagatagatacagacagacagaaaaacagacagatacagacagacagagatagatagagacagtcagagagagatagatacagacagatagatagatagatacagatagaaagatacagacagatggatacagacagacagaaagatagatacagacagatagatacagacagatagagacagacagatagagagacagatagatagatagacagacagacagatagatacagacagataaacagacatagatgcagacagatagatagatagatagatagatagatagatagatagatagatagatagatagatagatagatagacagatagatacagacagacagacagaaaaacagacagatacagacagacagagatagatagagacagtcagagagagatagatacagacagatagatagatagatacagatagaaagatacagacagatagatacagacagacagaaagatagatacagacagatagacagatagatacagacagacagacagacagacagaaaaacagacagagatagatagagacagtcagagagagatagatacagacagatagatagatagatacagatagaaagatacagacagatagatacagacagacagaaagatagatacagacagatagacagatagatacagacagacagacagacagacagaaaaacagacagagatagatagagacagtcagagagagatagatacagacagatagatagatagatacagatagaaagatacagacagaaagatagatacagacagatagacagatagagacagacagatagatacagacagacagaaaaacagacagatacagacagacagagatagatagagacagtcagagagagatagatacagacagatagatagatagatacagatagaaagatacagacagatggatacagacagacagaaagatagatacagacagatagatacagacagatagagacagacagatagagagacagatagatagatagacagacagacagatagatacagacagataaacagacatagatgcagacagatagatagatagatagatagatagatagatagatagatagatagatagatagatagatagatagatagatagatagatagatagatagatagatacctaGTAAAGCCCTTCATGGCCGCCATCATTAAAGGAGTAAAGTCCAGCTTGTCAGGAACATCCACTGAGACTTTTCTAACAGAATACACACAACTCacattctcatttttatttattttaacttcatgtcctaaaataactcaaaataaaaaaataataaaaaatatataaaaataataattaattgtatttataaagcactttactttttttttaaatctcaaagtGCTACATAATAAAACAAGGCAATTTAAACTAAACGATTTTAACATTAAAaggattaaaataaatttaaacattaaactgcttttttaaaatagGTATGTTTTAAGACcctttttaaaaatatcagtTCTTTGTGGTCCCTCAGATGTTCAGGGAGGGCATTCCACAGGGTAGGAGCGGCGGCAAAGAAAGCTCTGTCACCAATGGTGCAAGTCTTAGTCCTTGGGGGAAGGAGCTGATAAGTGTTTGTGGAGCGAAGGGAACGTGTTGGGATCTGTGGTGTGAGTAGTTCTTGCAGGTAACTGGTAGTATTTCGATGGATACAGTGATGTGTGAGGAGGGAAACTTTGTACTCAATCTTGGCTGGAATAGGAAGCCAATGTAGGGATTTAAGGATtggtgtaatgtgttcatatttgcGAACTCTCATCAGGATCCGAGCTGCAGTGTTCTGAATGCTTTTGGCAGGAATGCATATGagaagagcattacaatagtccaatcTCAAGGAGATAAAGTCATGGACAGGTTTCTCAGCATCACGTGAAGTTAATGTGGGTCGGAGTCTGGCAATGTTTCTGAAGTGATGAAATTATGTCTTGCAAAGTTGCTTAATGTGAGAGTCAAATGTAAAATGAGGATCAAGCCTGACACCATGATTTGTAAATGATGATGATAGTGGAATGACCTGGCTAGAAAAAGTAATGCAGGTTATGGTAGATGTTCTAATCTGATGTGGAAAACCAATGATGATTGCttctgtttttgaactgtttagcTGGAGAAAATTCAGATTCATCCATGTGCTTATTTCCTCTAGACAGGCAGTGATTATGGATAAAGTTGATGGTGATGAGCGATTATCCATTTTTATATAAagttgtgtgtcatcagcataacagtgaaatgaAATTACTAGACGGCGGATGACTTTTCCAAGAGGAAGCATGTAGAGAGTAAATAAAATGGGTCCAAGAATCGAACCCTGTGGAACCCCGCACCCAACAACATGAGTACAGGACCTTGAATTTCCCATGGTCACAAATTCAGACCTGTCTGTGAGGTATGACTCAAACCAGCGCAAGACATTATTATTAAGTCCAATGGAGTTATATATggacatattaaaaataatactaattataaaattacaaaaaagctaaattactaaaactttaacaaaatcaaaatgtacaatataaaatttaaaatacaaaaactaagAAATAGAGTAATTTGTTATCAAAGGTGACTGTTAAAGTgatgtccatatggcagaaatgtactgATATTACAAATCATGCAGTAAATTAACAATGTATTCAAGCAGAAACGATGAACACGATTAAGACAATGATCACATGTTGTGATCACAAtgattataatgtaataaatataataatttgccactcgtggattttgtaaataaaaaaataaaaacttctttTCATTACGGCAGAGTAGCATAAAATATCTTTGGCAGCCTTagagtcaaaaaggttgagaaccacttcACAAGAAGTCCTTTGGGTTAAAAGTGTTTGTCAAATGCATTTTGTAAATATCATTTTGTGAATGAAAAACACACTTTATCTAAACAGTAACTCTTCAGTTCAACTGGTGCAAAGGTTGAGTCTGAATGAATCTCACATCGACTGCAACACTCGACAGAGCTCCAGCTCATCACTCTTGAGGACGGCGTTGTGAAGATTCCTCCCATTCAGAGGctcctctaacacacacacacacacacacacacacacacacacacacacacacacacactcatctttatttgattgatttacatttactaacattatttttttccaactgaGCGAGTCTGTAAATGTCCCTAAAGGAGATTTGTCagagactttttttaaaaacaaaacatgattaaatttaaaacataaaataaattatgttacttgaaataaattcaacaataactgaaatataattagaactaTGAGGCACAATATACTCTGCAACAAAAACCATTTgtttctctcaaaaaaaaaaaaaaaagggcagattttgtctgttgtttgttttgtcgtgttttgtgtctttactttCTGTAGAAGCAGTGACTGATGGGTAATAACGCAGCTGACCGGACGGCCACGTGACCTTCAGTCTGAATGTGTAGGTGGTCTTCGGTTCCAGATTCTCCACCGTGAACCGTGTGTTGTACCCCCTAGACAGGCAACAAACATCCAGAAAATATAGTCAGATTTCCAAAACTAATCAAAAACTGTTGCATGATTAGCTCAGCTGTTCTGAATTTACACATTAGCCTACTCTTTTAGGAGATGAAGTATGCATTTAAAAGTCCTCTATCCACCTTATTGTTCTTACATTTCGAATGTGCGCTGCTTTTGGTGTCAATggctttttaagttattttagctGAACAAAAACAGTCTGCTATACTGTTCAATATCGCAAACTATCATAATCTTTTCATGTATCATAATCATAAGCGCATGGGTTTGTAGCTCAAACCGTTTACTGCTCTTTCAGTTCCTTATTCCGATTAATGCAGAAATAATTGGAAGTCTCGAACGCTCAAAGGAAACAGCTTACTTTCAcattgcaaaataaggtggatatagTTCAAAACATCTGCTGTTAAATAATGGATATAAATAGTCTGATAAGTCTGTTATTTACTTATGTAtctgtttatatgtgtgttttctgTCCTTCCTCTGCTCCAGGATGAAACAGGTCCAGTTTTCCGGAGGGTCGGTCCAGTTCGTGCCGTGTTCTCGAGTCCAGATGAGCTCGATGCTGTGATGACTCACCTGTCCTACAGTCACCTGCTCACCTGCTGGACACACGAGCATGAGCCTGCAACACTCTACCACTAGATCACACCAAATATACCGAAATGATCGTGGAGTACAGCTCATTTAAACTttatggattctttttttttaagctgtagaTTTTTGTTTATGTTCTGTTTAATGCAGATTGTTGTGTTTAAGGTGTTATAAACATATCTTTATTAACCCTCTGGTGTTGTTCAGTCGTAGTCTTgtagaccatttttttttttttttttttaaatgtaaataattattacttCAACAGAATTGTATGAAACTCAATTACTTTTATGGGAGTCGAAATGGtagaccacaaaaaaataaaaaaataagattaaagggacattttttgttttgttttgtgtaaca includes these proteins:
- the LOC113055848 gene encoding fibronectin type 3 and ankyrin repeat domains protein 1-like isoform X1 produces the protein MDPAAGEQVTVGQVSHHSIELIWTREHGTNWTDPPENWTCFILEQRKDRKHTYKQIHKGYNTRFTVENLEPKTTYTFRLKVTWPSGQLRYYPSVTASTEKEPLNGRNLHNAVLKSDELELCRVLQSIKVSVDVPDKLDFTPLMMAAMKGFTRGVQLLVNHGADVNRKNSSGKDSLMLACFHGHLDVVKFLRSCGASWSSQDRSGCCALHWAAAGGHLPLLQYLIQDGCEVDVRDGASWTPLMIVSVITGDTAAASLLITAGADVNLQDRNGKTPLMVAVLNNYERLVRVLLENGADPNIQNQAGVSAVQMAHAFERKNIISLLVNEK
- the LOC113055848 gene encoding fibronectin type 3 and ankyrin repeat domains protein 1-like isoform X2; its protein translation is MDPAGEQVTVGQVSHHSIELIWTREHGTNWTDPPENWTCFILEQRKDRKHTYKQIHKGYNTRFTVENLEPKTTYTFRLKVTWPSGQLRYYPSVTASTEKEPLNGRNLHNAVLKSDELELCRVLQSIKVSVDVPDKLDFTPLMMAAMKGFTRGVQLLVNHGADVNRKNSSGKDSLMLACFHGHLDVVKFLRSCGASWSSQDRSGCCALHWAAAGGHLPLLQYLIQDGCEVDVRDGASWTPLMIVSVITGDTAAASLLITAGADVNLQDRNGKTPLMVAVLNNYERLVRVLLENGADPNIQNQAGVSAVQMAHAFERKNIISLLVNEK